The genomic window GTCATAAAATCACTCATTAATGGATTATCTCCATctgataactattaatatattaaattaaatgataaacgtaagcatttttaattacatattgtattctctaagtattaaaaacaatgtaatagtacctattttaaattcgaCCTAGGGGAtcctagtttttaaaatataaatatgggaACTTTTCAGATCTCTCCATCACTAATTTACAATATCAAACAACTACAAAAAACTAAGCTAGGTATGATCTTATTTACCTGCCCTCATACATTCAGTCATAACTAAGCCAGTATAATTCAAACCTCGttataaaaacgaattattttgcttaaaaGGAAATATGCGATATAAAAGaatgtttaattgtttaatatgggCTGAATTAGCACttcgtgtaaaaataaatatttagattacatTAAGACTGTATGATTCATAAAACAttctctttatatttttataatatatcaacttAAATTGTGTATACAGACTGGTTTGAGAAGTCTATTCTCATTATCGCACgacatttacttatatatacactaaaatACTTAGTACTCATTCTATTTGTAACAAACAAGTATTAATACTACAGTATTACCTATagcattattgataaaattattttaatacttattacacAGTTCACGCAATACCATTGTTTACTTTGAATTCtggtatttatcaatttaataaactctTTTATCTGTATTGCCAATAAGTGTCAATTTCTTTTCTTCTTCATAAAATCTATTTCTCTACAGACTAACAAACTCTTACTAATACAATGGCAACATTGGCCTTCCACGACGATCTAATTATTCCTGCCAAAAACATCACCAACCGTCTAAACAAACAatcttactattattttaaattgtgtgtaAAAGTTAATGAGAACAAAGTAATCTACGTAACATTTTCCTTAAGATAAAGATTCTGCctaattataacttttgataCTTCAACCAAATATTTAACCATTAGTTTTGGACAAACGACACACTTAaagttcatatttataaaaaaaaaatattattgtttaacaataaaaaaaatactttacctattatatcacAATCTATTGTTTAAGTTAAAACTccgaataatattactattaaatatttctaaaacatatttttaacccATTATGGATttatgattgtataatatctaaatttagAGTTccatgaaaaatacaaatttttcaatttaaaactcgttgttttattacttattgtctTTACTAGATACTATGTTCTGCATTCCAATATTcatgtgcatattataaaaaaaaacttaaatcttCGTTACCAATTTTCactcaaaaattattctaatcaTCTAATTGTAAACTAGTTATAAGctgcaatttatattttttatattttataatattagatcatattctaataatatttctttttcaaattaattttaaaaaatattataatatttaaaaaaaaaaaactatttattttataattgtttaaatctgATGATCAATGTTGGTGCCAAAACAAATGTAGAAAAATGGTTGCGATAAAACGGTTAGCGCCAAATAGGCCCGACGCCAAAACGTCCGTATTCGTACCTAGTATCTACTTTctcccttttttttttacatacttttccaaaatatgaaataatgcaAATACCATCAGGATAACGTTTAGCGTTTTTGTAATGCTTGTATtctcttttaaaatgtaccatTTGAACTTCCATTGTATagctaaaaatgaatattaatacagtgattatttttaataaaattagaattgaataaaataataatgagcactattattatttgtagtcATTCTAGatactaaaaatttacattaggTCACATAAGCTTATCAGTAAtcatctatttaatttattttatttaatgaatcaatATTGAACTAATTGTTCCTTAAACGGCTTAaacattaagtatttaaccCCCAGTTATTGGTCAACTCAACTTCAGTGAACCAATAAATTGATCGAATTTTTATGCaacttgatataaatatattacctatattaaaatattaaaatattaataaattttaacttacctataacaaataatataccttcttataaaaaaatattatctacgcactacttaacaatatatatttgtacacaaaaagttctaataaaaacaaatattgaacataCGAGTATTTGACAAGCTTAAAGTATACATCATACTCTAGAGTCTACGcgctatttattaattaaatttaatttattactgtatCTTTCTTcatacacatataattatacattaagtgtatatgtaatatgtataacatattgaaatgtaatgttaatataaaattgatatatctCAATGATACACAGTGTAtatcgaaattaaaataaaataaagtataatattaattcactcTTAACAAATTAAGTACTATAAAACGActatcaaatacaatttacccCTGAGAATTGATTTGGTGTTCACTTCCTATTTTTCCTTCGGTATtccaatatatatacatgcgagaaaacaaatattttttttcaaataatggtCCACCAGTAATGTGCgctctaattttatttttattactaatataaactgaaaaaataagcaatcatttcattagttttaaatttattcttacgcattattttcataaaatataaaactgatttacgtgattttttttttatttctattttaatttgaacacTGTTATCTTCACGCCAATATCTATAGTATAACAAACTTGTTAAATTGACGTTATACGCATATtgcgattttatatttattggcgATTGCACTTGCCAATCCGAAAATTGTTGTTCGACAAATGGCCATAAATTAGGATTATCGCCAGATACTTCTATACctgattttttgataaaaagttattaaatacctattaaatataataaaattaatgtagtattatttatgatttacttGGTCCATGGAGAATTAAAGTTGATACcaatacgaataatattttaaacatttctccAGCAATgccttatactattatactataagtaCTATAAGGCTATAGAGACTagcaaaagtataaaaattaaatatcaatgaaatctttaaaataaattctataaaaagtttaaaaaggtCAGattgttaacatatttttaatacatgacTGTAAATCAAATACTTGCAGGTTGGTAATAATTTCCTATTATGCAAATACATAACAATCATTTAAACAATtactataagttatttttgaaaaaaaataattaatgtgtatatattaaattaatttattaaccgtacattttaggtacctactatatatatatagccaaatatttgaattagatCTCATACTTTTATTGGTCGATGTTTCATAATTGATAATTCtatgtattaacaaaaaaaaaaatttacacttgtttttaattatgtgtaaatattcttcggttttattttatttatttcatatttataccagtgatgtactttttttaaaatagctatgtaatattttactcagttgtatcattttatattattttctgaagAATAACTCAATAACGAAGTATTGTTACACATAACACATTAATCACATTGATACAGACGCTGGATTTCGATGTGTTgctttattgaataaatacacGCGTCTTGTTTTAAGgacaattataaacataattttatttattttctaaaatgttttaatatattatgtacaggtGTTTGATGGAAGATGGGTCGAACCTGGCCAGTGGTCTCTGAGTCACCGTCCCGATTTGGCATGACGCTAATCGACAATAGGTGGAATTCTTGTCCTATCGTTAAGTATAGAAAATACGAGTCCATATAAAACTGTCACCTCAAATAAGTAGCATTTTCTGATGACACATTCACGCAGCTAACTGGAGTATAAGGTCAGTGTCGGTCGGATATTTTCGGGTACGGTTGTAGTcgactttttttaattgctcGGCGAATGGCTAATATACGGTCTCATTGGCGACTGGTGTGTTTCTGTCCGTCGTTTTTTGACGATGTCAGTGAGATAACTGATATCCTGCAGTGGTCGGAACTGAGTTACCGCAATAACCAGAGTCATATTATCTTCGATGAACGTTTGAAATTTCAAGAACATGTGTTTGTCGACTTCCGAGTCATCGCAAACATGGAGAACACAAAGGATATTTCGACGAATGACTGTCACTATTTCTGACAATCATCTTATTGTATACCAGGAAGTATTGGTGATCATCAATTACTCTTTTTTTCGGTAAAACTAGGTTatataagcatttttaaaCTGAAGTATTTTAAGTCATAACTatcttagaaattaaattaccgcataaaagacaaaaatacaaaatcaaataatgttCTTTACGTATTCGCTTTAATAAAAGCTTTCAATACAAAACAAGTTCTACTGaacgtaaatttaatatgttgtacgtttgtaagacggagataatatatacgtacgcCATGCGCAAGAGacgtatttttaacaaaatatatattacgagtaagttaaattaaaacatttatattatagtgagtattataataac from Aphis gossypii isolate Hap1 chromosome 1, ASM2018417v2, whole genome shotgun sequence includes these protein-coding regions:
- the LOC114125173 gene encoding carbonic anhydrase 7-like, with amino-acid sequence MFKILFVLVSTLILHGPSIEVSGDNPNLWPFVEQQFSDWQVQSPINIKSQYAYNVNLTSLLYYRYWREDNSVQIKIEIKKKSLYISNKNKIRAHITGGPLFEKKYLFSRMYIYWNTEGKIGSEHQINSQGYTMEVQMVHFKREYKHYKNAKRYPDGICIISYFGKLSDGDNPLMSDFMTAVQSIQITGSTYILSTFNTHFKWLVDLAKNYCYYVYPGSITKPPFNQCVTWVVYENTFSISQAQLNILRSLIGINGQPLTSIKRRMIQPFNNRPLCHV